In Necator americanus strain Aroian chromosome IV, whole genome shotgun sequence, the following proteins share a genomic window:
- a CDS encoding hypothetical protein (NECATOR_CHRIV.G15729.T1) translates to MHEQPTCSRKHQCQTCGRLFDLEGSLVLHVDRMHSGARSYPCTWPDCGKTFASSEHLRKHLRNIHQPAKLKCSRCGSVYSSSSALRRHERIHSNRRRYICARCGAGFDLSEPYKIHLRQHDGIQPYTCSICLRKFTSRAVCRRHRAGHDKHS, encoded by the exons ATGCACGAACAACCAACATGCTCCCGAAAACATCAATGCCAGACTTGTGGACGACTGTTCGATCTCGAGGGGAGTCTTGTCCTGCATGTAGACAGAATGCATAGTGGTGCTCGATCGTACCCCTGCACATGGCCCGACTGTGGGAAAACGTTTGCTTCATCTGAACATCTTCGCAAACATCTGAGAAATATCCACCAACCAGCAAA ACTGAAATGCTCCCGGTGTGGATCCGTCTATTCTAGTAGCTCAGCACTTCGGCGACACGAACGGATACACTCGAATAGAAGGAG ATACATCTGTGCACGATGTGGAGCTGGTTTCGACTTAAGTGAGCCGTATAAGATTCATCTACGACAACATGATGGGATTCAACCTTATACTTGTTCCATATGCTTGAGGAAGTTTACGTCAAGAGCAGTATGTCGGAGGCATCGAGCTGGTCACGATAAACATTCGTAA
- a CDS encoding hypothetical protein (NECATOR_CHRIV.G15730.T2), with translation MMEVEERRCEGFECGKPAKLRCPTCIKLGLKDSFFCDQACFKANWALHKNQHNDPNAPYNPWPNYNFTGPLRPAKLTPKRTVPQSITRPDYAFHPEGVSFEERQAKKNREVKVLDDAEKEGLRVACRLGREVLNEAAMACAPGVTTDEIDRVVHEACVERNCYPSPLGYHNFPKSCCTSVNEVICHGIPDLRILENGDLCNVDVTVYHRGFHGDLNETFLVGDKVDEESRKLVRVTYECLQQAIAIVRPGVKFREIGNVIQKHASANGFSVVKAYCGHGIHRLFHTAPNIPHYAKNSATGVMKAGNSFTIEPMINAGSYHDDRWPDDWTAVTTDGKRSAQFEQTLLVTENGCDVLTAREGNRPWFMDQIDQHYSK, from the exons ATGATGGAGGTAGAAGAGCGCAGGTGTGAGGGGTTCGAGTGCGGTAAGCCAGCGAAACTACGGTGTCCGACATGCATCAAACTGGGTTTGAAGGACTCTTTCTTCTGTGACCAG GCTTGTTTCAAAGCAAATTGGGCTCTGCATAAAAATCAACACAATGACCCAAATGCACCCTACAATCCATGGCCTAACTACAAT TTCACCGGACCACTTCGTCCAGCCAAACTCACACCGAAGAGAACGGTACCTCAGTCGATCACTCGTCCTGACTATGCTTTCCACCCAGAAGGTGTTTCTTTTGAGGAAAGACaagcgaagaaaaacagagaagTGAAA GTTTTGGATGATGCGGAAAAAGAAGGTCTTCGTGTTGCTTGTCGCCTAGGGAGGGAAGTTCTGAACGAAGCTGCAATGGCTTGTGCACCTGGCGTAACAACAGACGAGATCGACCGTGTTGTGCATGAAGCTTGCGTTGAAAGGAACTGTTATCCGAGTCCATTAGG GTACCACAACTTTCCAAAAAGTTGCTGCACTTCCGTCAACGAGGTCATCTGTCATGGGATACCTGATCTGCGTATTCTTGAAAATGGCGATTTGTGTAATG tagaTGTGACGGTTTATCATCGCGGATTTCATGGAGACTTGAACGAAACCTTTTTGGTTGGTGACAAAGTCGATGAGGAGTCTCGAAAGCTTGTTCGTGTTACTTACGAATGTCTACAACAGGCAATAGCTATCG TCAGACCGGGAGTAAAATTCCGTGAAATTGGGAACGTCATCCAGAAGCACGCAAGTGCTAACGGGTTTTCTGTCGTCAAAGCGTACTGCGGTCATGGAATTCACAG ACTTTTTCACACAGCTCCAAACATACCTCATTATGCAA AGAACTCTGCAACGGGTGTTATGAAAGCGGGTAACTCGTTTACGATCGAACCGATGATTAATGCCGGCAGCTACCATGATGATCGTTGGCCTGATGATTGGACTGCCGTTACG acggATGGCAAGCGATCAGCGCAATTTGAACAAACACTCTTGGTTACTGAAAACGGTTGTGATGTTCTAACAGCTCGCGAAGGAAATCGACCGTGGTTCATGGATCAAATCGATCAGCATTACAGCAAATAA
- a CDS encoding hypothetical protein (NECATOR_CHRIV.G15729.T2): protein MHSGARSYPCTWPDCGKTFASSEHLRKHLRNIHQPAKLKCSRCGSVYSSSSALRRHERIHSNRRRYICARCGAGFDLRSLRQEQYVGGIELVTINIRNIHQPKKHGGVCSQAFSY, encoded by the exons ATGCATAGTGGTGCTCGATCGTACCCCTGCACATGGCCCGACTGTGGGAAAACGTTTGCTTCATCTGAACATCTTCGCAAACATCTGAGAAATATCCACCAACCAGCAAA ACTGAAATGCTCCCGGTGTGGATCCGTCTATTCTAGTAGCTCAGCACTTCGGCGACACGAACGGATACACTCGAATAGAAGGAG ATACATCTGTGCACGATGTGGAGCTGGTTTCGACTTAA GAAGTTTACGTCAAGAGCAGTATGTCGGAGGCATCGAGCTGGTCACGATAAACATTCGTAATATCCACCAACCGAAAAAGCACGGTGGAGTGTGTAGCCAAGCTTTTTCTTACTAA
- a CDS encoding hypothetical protein (NECATOR_CHRIV.G15730.T1) — protein sequence MMEVEERRCEGFECGKPAKLRCPTCIKLGLKDSFFCDQACFKANWALHKNQHNDPNAPYNPWPNYNFTGPLRPAKLTPKRTVPQSITRPDYAFHPEGVSFEERQAKKNREVKVLDDAEKEGLRVACRLGREVLNEAAMACAPGVTTDEIDRVVHEACVERNCYPSPLGYHNFPKSCCTSVNEVICHGIPDLRILENGDLCNVDVTVYHRGFHGDLNETFLVGDKVDEESRKLVRVTYECLQQAIAIVRPGVKFREIGNVIQKHASANGFSVVKAYCGHGIHRLFHTAPNIPHYAMSYAEVFAWSTLSWLASIENSATGVMKAGNSFTIEPMINAGSYHDDRWPDDWTAVTTDGKRSAQFEQTLLVTENGCDVLTAREGNRPWFMDQIDQHYSK from the exons ATGATGGAGGTAGAAGAGCGCAGGTGTGAGGGGTTCGAGTGCGGTAAGCCAGCGAAACTACGGTGTCCGACATGCATCAAACTGGGTTTGAAGGACTCTTTCTTCTGTGACCAG GCTTGTTTCAAAGCAAATTGGGCTCTGCATAAAAATCAACACAATGACCCAAATGCACCCTACAATCCATGGCCTAACTACAAT TTCACCGGACCACTTCGTCCAGCCAAACTCACACCGAAGAGAACGGTACCTCAGTCGATCACTCGTCCTGACTATGCTTTCCACCCAGAAGGTGTTTCTTTTGAGGAAAGACaagcgaagaaaaacagagaagTGAAA GTTTTGGATGATGCGGAAAAAGAAGGTCTTCGTGTTGCTTGTCGCCTAGGGAGGGAAGTTCTGAACGAAGCTGCAATGGCTTGTGCACCTGGCGTAACAACAGACGAGATCGACCGTGTTGTGCATGAAGCTTGCGTTGAAAGGAACTGTTATCCGAGTCCATTAGG GTACCACAACTTTCCAAAAAGTTGCTGCACTTCCGTCAACGAGGTCATCTGTCATGGGATACCTGATCTGCGTATTCTTGAAAATGGCGATTTGTGTAATG tagaTGTGACGGTTTATCATCGCGGATTTCATGGAGACTTGAACGAAACCTTTTTGGTTGGTGACAAAGTCGATGAGGAGTCTCGAAAGCTTGTTCGTGTTACTTACGAATGTCTACAACAGGCAATAGCTATCG TCAGACCGGGAGTAAAATTCCGTGAAATTGGGAACGTCATCCAGAAGCACGCAAGTGCTAACGGGTTTTCTGTCGTCAAAGCGTACTGCGGTCATGGAATTCACAG ACTTTTTCACACAGCTCCAAACATACCTCATTATGCAA TGTCGTACGCCGAGGTTTTTGCATGGAGCACACTCTCCTGGCTAGCGAGTATCG AGAACTCTGCAACGGGTGTTATGAAAGCGGGTAACTCGTTTACGATCGAACCGATGATTAATGCCGGCAGCTACCATGATGATCGTTGGCCTGATGATTGGACTGCCGTTACG acggATGGCAAGCGATCAGCGCAATTTGAACAAACACTCTTGGTTACTGAAAACGGTTGTGATGTTCTAACAGCTCGCGAAGGAAATCGACCGTGGTTCATGGATCAAATCGATCAGCATTACAGCAAATAA